Within the Zea mays cultivar B73 chromosome 10, Zm-B73-REFERENCE-NAM-5.0, whole genome shotgun sequence genome, the region GTGAGCCCTCGGCCAGGTTGTACGAGCCGGTTAGGCTCATGATCTCGTAGAACCCCTGCGATCATGGAACCAACGAGAGTTGTATGTAAGTTGGAGAAAGAATCATGGGGTCCTGAATTCCACCGGGTTTGTTGCACGCACCTCGTAGATGGCTGGGCTGTTGTTGTACGGCTGCGGCGACGCGTGAACCCTCGCCATGGGAGAGCcgtcggccgggtggcggaggacGGCCCTGGAGACGGAGCCCATCGCCGAGAGCACGCACACCGCCCTTGACGACTGGGTGGCGAACGCGACGATCTTCGCCGCCACGTCCTGGCGAAACCAACGGTGAGCTCCAGTACGCCCGcccgaaccgaaccgaaccgaaagcGGCATTCTGTTTCTTGGAAAGATTCAGAGGGTGGTGGAGGGAGTACACGTACCTCTGAAGGAGACGCCGTGATGATGTGCGGAGTGAAGCTCGTTCCAGCTGAACCGGCGAACGCATTGCCTGTAATGTAAGGCGACCAGAATGTGTGTGAATCATCTAGCTATTCAGTTTCCTCAATGACAGGTTTTGTTGGTTTTTCAGAAGCTCTGTTCATTTCGATTTCGCGGACTGACAGAGCGTGTTTATCCGTCCTGCTGCATGAATCATCTAACGAAACAACGATGGATGCACATTTTTCTCAGAAGACGGTCGGAGTGGTCCGCCGGTGACTTTTGCAGGTTCTGAATACAGTGTGAGAGGAAAATCTAGACAGACAGCAAGCAAGACCTAAAGACGTCAGTCGGATTTTTTGCAACCTTCCATCTAAAAAAAATTGCTTCATTTGGGTGGTATGTTCTGAACTTTGACTGCATACACATGCCAAAATTGAAGGGAAAAAAAACAGCACCGCGAGATTTACATGTTGTTTATTAAAAAGTAGAATTTTATATTTGAGATTTGATTTGAACATGCTGTTTATCTAAAAGTAAAATTTAATACTTGATATATATGAGATTTGAATGAAAAAAAAATATTTTCTTTAGAACGGCAATCAGCGGGTACCTTGAGAGGGCGAGGGCTGATGCTTCTTGGCGGTGCCCGGCGGCCGGCCGCGCCGCTTCTTCTGCGAAGAGTCCTCTATCCCGGCGCTGCTGATCATGTTGGGACCAGACGGCCCTATCCTTGGCTGTGCGGCGACGAGCTGCTGCTGCTTCATGGTGCCGTCGGGACCGTATTTGCGCGGTCTCCCTCTTTTGCGCTTGACCGGCTCCGTGGGGGCCGCGGGGACGGCACCGGGGGTGGAGGTAGGAGCCGAGGCACCCATGGCGGCGGTGTGCAGCAATGGTGGCGGCGGCGGGTCCATTTGGAACTGCATACCGGTGAAGGAGCCCCCGCCGATAGAGTTAAGGATCGCCGACGGGCTCATGTTCATGTTGGGCATGGGGCGAATGACGGAGTGCATCCCGGCCAGCGAGGACGGGCTAtgctgcccgccgccgccgccgccgaaggcccggtggtgctgctgctgctgctggtagaATGACTGCAGGTCGGACTGTGAGATAAGTTCCTTGTCATCCATGCATGGAACGACCGACCAACTCGCGCCGGCCGGAGCACACAGGCAAGCAAGGCAATCGCCGGGCGTTCGCTGCCCTGTTCCCCTCCCTGCTTCCGGTCGCAGCCACCGCGCAGCTCGCTACCTAGCTGCCGGACAGAACGCTCGGGTTGGGCGGCGGTGGATCGGTGGTGCGTCAAGGCGCAGCAACCTTTTCGCTGGAGAAGCAGCTCGCAGGGCAGGAGGGGCGCCACGGACATGGGCCGCCCGCAGGCAGAAGGCaggaaggagagagagagagagggcgcgcggAAGAAAGAATCTAGGAGGAAGAAGATAGGAGATGAGATCAAGATAGACAGATAAatgatgggagagagagagagagagataaggCGATGACGACGACACGGTTGGGGTGGGATGGTGGCCTACACGGGACGGGACGGGCGGCGAGAGCGGCCGCAGTAGGGCACGATGGCTGGCAGCTGCTGCAAGTAGCGCGCCGGGCGCTGTGCGTTCAATCGTTGAGGATGGACTGATGGATGGGCATGGGCTGTCACTGCACGTCTGCACCCGGTCCCGCGCCCCACCCCACCCCACAGAGCCGATAAGATTTCCCGTGCGCCCGACGAAAAGCTAGCGGCTCCGTTGCCGCGGTTTCCGGCGCTCCgttgccgccgccgtcgccgtcgcggTCCGTTCGTTCGTTTTCCCCTCCCTCGCCATCGCCAGGCCAGGCCATGCCAgccgcgcgcgggggagggcggtGGGCTGTCGCTACCCGGCCAGTCATCGATCCGCTGCCGCCCCACACATCAGTTCGGTGGAATTCCGGAGGATTTTTGCGCGTGATCCTCTCGCGGGAATCGACTAGATTGCAGCACCGTATCGTTCTGCGGGTGCGTGTCCACGTCGTCGCCCTTGCCGTGGACTTCGGTGTGAGTCAGAGCTACAAATACTAGATTCTTGGCGAAAATATAGATTTGGAAATATTTTCTCCAACAAAGCGTTTCGGATTTCATGGGGAGTTTGCTCTGTACGGGTGGACCACCGCTTAAATGGTGGTATTTTTTTAAAAATGTTTATGATGATTAATTTGTTCCCTCCTCTTTCCTTTTTTTATTCCTAGGGGTGGGTATTTGCTTACTTCCCACATATATTCATTTCTACGATGTTTTTTTTTCCGCTGCATATTGTCGTTGACACGATATTGTCTCGCTGCCTCAACAATCTTTTAAGAAGGTTATTTGAATTTATGCCATTACTATTTTTCTATCTAGAATCTTGCTATTATAATTATAATTTATTGTATGCTTGAGATATGTTACTATCTATATCCACGTACGGATATATCCAATGCTGTAGTTTTATTCACACGATTAAAAATACTACGTTGATGGTACGCCTACATATCAGATTGATCTTCTTCCTTCGACCTCTTTTTTACTTCTCTCTTAGGCTATGACAACTTGACAAGCAACTTGTGTGTATGGTCGTGCAAAACACTATTTTACACTAATCTATCATGTAAATTGTATTGTTCACAAAGTAGAGTTTGAAATACTAGGCGTGATGAGTAAGGTTACTGGAGATAGACTTATTCCACGTTTATAGTAGAACTATTGGACGTCGCCACCACCGCACACGTAAggttgaagttgagaaccaaagaGGCGCCATCAGCAAGGGAAGGGATAGGGAGAGTCGGTGATTCTTGAAGCTGGTGCACACCATGTTGACATTGGCGGTGTAAGTGAACGAAATCAAGCTCTAATTATGGGTTTTCGTGATAATGATCCTAAAATTATAGAACTGATATAATTTGTCAAGTGTCATGATAGGGTATATAAAAAGGATGTGTACATTCGTTGTGATGGTAAGCCCAGCTGACTATGGAGTTTacattttattttatattttaaGTTTGAGAAAGTTGTACGATCTCGGTGATACAATTCACAAGCTTCAGTGCATTGTAACATGCTAAAACTCAACCACATATACCGAAAATGGCCAATAAACATTGCTACAAAATCTCAGATAATTTGAATTTTGTTTCTGAGCGACACTGTCGGTCCTTAAAATGCTCATTGGGTAGGTGAATGCTATTTATACCACTTCACTACGCCCATAACGATCTTCGACTAGAACCCACCGGTCCAGAGATTTCTAGCTCTCTCGCTCCATTGGAGCTTCTCAAGAGTATCCACTCGTTTCCTTTGTGATTCTAGAGTGATTGAGCATTTCCTTGGGGCTATTTTTACCCCAATTCATACAAATGAGATCTCTTACCCATTTTGACTCCTGAAGGAACCCATTAGAGGAGGAAAAGCCTTTGGCTAATGAGAGAGTTGATAATCGCTTGATTAACACCCTCATTAGTGCATTGAGAGTCGCTTGTGTGCATTCAACATTCCTCATTAGACTTGGCCAGATCAAGTAAGAGTTTGTGCTTTTTAATCTTGCTGATTGACATAACCTAGATAGCTTGGTAGTGACTAGAAGTTCAGTGATCACATGAAGAGCTTGTGGTCGACTGAACTGTAAGGTGTGTACAGGGTTGTGAAACTGAGATGTTAAACATTTTGCAAAGCTAATTTCGATCTAAAACAATGTTTCACCGAACTTGATTTTACGAAAGCATCTCCACCCTTCTAACGGGAAAAGAAACTGAGAGATGCaccagaaacaatgttggatcttttatgggtttggcccatttattgaataaactctaaagtgtgtaatggtggagaatatcaatagtaccacattggaagtctaaGGGTCTTTTGGctagacttatatggtgggatttattccacttaacttgagaagtcaagaaatggagaagggcatgccacacgcgcgcgcgcgccgccgccggccgggtcgggcgtggcgtggcgtggcgaggcaggcaagcaggcaggcaggcaggcgagcgggcgtggtgtggtgtgTTAATTTTTATGACTCGGCgagtgctggccgactcatggcatgactcggcgagagctggccgactcttggcgtgactcggtgacctttctccttcaacttccctctgcgagaggttaaatagaggagcacccctgtcactcggtacacgcgagaaacactttcagtctcacagtccagccgccgagtgagggtatttccatctcgtgactctgcgcgcacagagaagcgagagggcaggtgcctccgaagccggtgtcgttcgagaccttgcacgggggatcggcaattaggtttttggggagcgtctacgcgactgcccaaaacatctacaacatgacaaaggaagctggccaaggatctggatcatcagagcgcatgggagggtatgatcagtttatttacttactgttttgtgttctggagattatatatgtttcatatattcatctatgttgtttcatatttacgaatgattttatcttatctgttctgtcttattataatatgatagatctgtctgttttaattttacagtcatgctatttatgtttctatctgtttattttcatttgttcagtcagtatacatgtttatcgtatttatatgatttatataattcacatgctctatgttctcttgattcatattggtatggatcaatttaagatcacgattttatggttaattatttattatatgtcatcatcataatgttaatttatggaattaaaataatacggaaaatgcctaaatttctaacaatccaaaaaacctaatgttaggcatttttctgtcagaggatttgctgctgtgctaaagcctgatcctttcgatggtaaaaacttcttgatatggaaagctaagatggaattgtggcttactgcaatgtcttgttttcatgccgctgagggcaagcctgtcaacttacctcctgaggatgaggctaagtttaaggctgaagacaacctctttcga harbors:
- the LOC100283776 gene encoding AT-hook motif nuclear-localized protein 9-like, translating into MDDKELISQSDLQSFYQQQQQHHRAFGGGGGGQHSPSSLAGMHSVIRPMPNMNMSPSAILNSIGGGSFTGMQFQMDPPPPPLLHTAAMGASAPTSTPGAVPAAPTEPVKRKRGRPRKYGPDGTMKQQQLVAAQPRIGPSGPNMISSAGIEDSSQKKRRGRPPGTAKKHQPSPSQGNAFAGSAGTSFTPHIITASPSEDVAAKIVAFATQSSRAVCVLSAMGSVSRAVLRHPADGSPMARVHASPQPYNNSPAIYEGFYEIMSLTGSYNLAEGSQQEQCQGQGQPSGGLSVTLCSPERNVIGGVLGGPLVAAGTVQVVLGSFHQGGSKSKSKKGGKQQQAPAPAAAFSSDSLTGGQEASPSSGHNQNLTPPPPPPSVTGGWPTSGMFDTSIDINSSRG